The following nucleotide sequence is from Pseudobutyrivibrio ruminis HUN009.
TCCCAATTCAGGTCGCCACAGCAATTCCAGCTTTCTATTAAGCTTTACCTTTTTATTGTATTCAGGCTTTCTTAGAAAATAGAAATCAGGCTTTTCATCAATTTCGTCAACTGTGATAATCCCCCAGTAATCTGGAACATGCTCTTCCACATGCATTGCATGACTTGAGCCTACTACCACTATGTTGTAATCAAAGTATTTATCATAGTCTTTTATCTGACCTTCAAGCCTCGTATATGTGTCCGCATCAGATTTTATTTCGATTCCTACAAGAGCATCGGTAATTATCATAATCACATCTGCCCTTGATTTTCCCATCATCTTTTCCTCGATGATTCGTGTTTTACCATAGCATCCCTCTAAAAAATCGAATAGAGGCTCTCTTATATCTTTATCTTTTAACATTAAAGCGCCTCAATTTGTTCTAGTATTTGGGAGGCATCAGAAGTAAACTCTGTAATTTCTTTGCCAAATGAGGAATCATAGTATTTACCAAACAGCTCATCATATTCATCCTGACTGGCCAATTCCTCTCCATTTATCTCCCAATAAGAAATTATCGCATTTCCGTTTTCATCAAAGCTATCCTCTGCCCATGGATCAAGTGGCCCCTGAGTACCATAAGCAATATTAATCCAATAACCATCTTTAATTGCCACTACACTATTGTATGTATTAGCATCAACATGCTCTGTGGCTAAAAGCACATTGTCTCCTTCTACATAGGAAACCGAATCAATCTGACCACTCAGTAGGTTTACTGTAGAGCCAGTAAATGTAGCTATTACTATATCTGAATCATCAACCTTGTAGATAAGCTCAGGAATGTCATCAGAATCAACATAAATCAATGAAAACCCAACACTATCCTCGCTACTCAAATCCTCTACTAAAGCCTTATAGCCTTCTTTCCAGGATGCAAACTCACTTACCTCTGAGGCACCTGATGCCCTATAATTAGCTCCTACTCTATCATCAAGCTCAAAAGCTGCATTGTATTCATCTGAATAATTATAGCCCTCTACCACCTCGATAGTTGGAAGATTTTCGGATTCTTCACTTGAAGAATCATCTTTATTTTCAGTTGCTTCGTTTTCGGATTTATTCTCCTCAATGGCATCCTCAAGCTCCTCTGGCTCAACCTCTCCTGAGACATTATCTTTTCCACATGCTATGGTGCTTGCTGCAATTGTAAGGCACAACGTAAATACAAATAATCTTTTTCTCATGTACCGTCCCCCTAGTTTTTGCTTTTGCAACAATTATAACTCAGTGAGTTTCGGAAGTCGAACAAAGAAAATGATAAAGAATGAAAGGGGATTCGATTCTCGCCTGCCGGCTGTTTGAATCCACATCGAGCTGAATAAAAATAAAAGCTAGACCATTTGGTCTAGCTTTTATTTTTAGTAGCGAGAGGGGGATTCGAACCCTCGACACCGCGGGTATGAACCGCGTGCTCTAGCCAACTGAGCTATCTCGCCATATTTATTAAATTAAATGGGACCTACAGGGCTCGAACCTGTGACCCTCTGCTTGTAAGGCAGATGCTCTCCCAGCTGAGCTAAGATCCCAGAGCTATAAGCGTTTTACCGCTTCAAGCGACTCCATAAAGATAACAAAACAAGCACACAATGTCAACAGAATTATTAATTTTCGCAATATTTTTTTTATATAGAGGAATTACCTGAAAGAAACAATCAAAAAGCAGACATTAAAGTCTGCTTTAATCTTAGAAATATGACATTGTACCTTCCAAATCAATATGTTTTGCCTGGAGATCTTTTAATTCAAAAACGATTCCTTCACAATACTTTTCGTCGTTGATTCTAGTGCGGCGACCAATCATTCTGAAATGAGCTACTGGGAAAGATGTTTCGTAGCTCCATGAGTAATCAGGATTACCACCCTTTTCTCCCTTGCAAAGACCTTTCCAATAAGCCTTGATTGTGTTTGGACTTTCATAGTCCACATACATCATTTCGCTTTCATCAGAGATCTCATCGCCCTCTTCGTATGTAGCTCCCTCAAACTGAATAACAGTATTTAAGCTACCATATCCGATAACAAGACCATTCACTCTAGCCTCTTCAATAAGAGAATCCTCTACATCTGAAAGACCATAATGGCATCCCTGAAGCTTCTCAGCTAATTCTTCTTTTGTCATAGTCAAACTCCCTCGTTTTGATTTCACATATCACTAATAATACATTACTAGATTTTAGTTAAAAAATCTATGCCCATTTCTCCATAATATTTTGAACCAATTTTACGCATTCTGCTGCATCAGCCGAATATCCGTCAGCATTAATCTCGTCCTTAAAGGATTCATTAATACATGCTCCACCAATAATAATCTTAGCTCTACATCCCTTTTCCTTAGCAAGCTTAACTACATCATCCATGCGCATCATTGTGGTAGTCATAAGGGCCGACAAACCGATAATATCTGCATCTACCTCTACTGCCTTATCGATGATTGTGGCAGCTGGTACATCCTTGCCCAGATCTATAACATTAAAACCGTAGTTTTTAAGCATTAGAGCAACCAAGTTTTTCCCAATATCATGGATATCTCCCTCCACCGTGGCAATAACAACCGTAGCCTTTGATTCATTAGAATCGCTGGCAAGAAGCGGCTCGATATGCTTCATACCAACTTCCATTGCATTTGCACCAGCTATTAACTGTGGTAGGAAGTATTTCTTTTTATCATATAAATCACCTACCACATTTATTCCCTTGATAAGATGATTTTCAATAATTTCCTGTGGCTCCATTCCAGCATCTAAAAGCTTTTGAATCTCAGAAACTATCTGGTCCTTTTTGCCTTTAATAACGCACTCTGCTACTGCGCTTTCTGAAGATGTAGCATCAGCGGCTGGCTTACTGGCACTAGCCTGTGCTGCAGCTCCACCTGCTGTCATTGACAACACCGGAAGTGATGCATATTTTTCCAAGGCTCCAGGCTTGTTCATAAGTGTATCAGCCGCGGCGGCCTGATACATAAGCATATCCTGGCTTGGATTTGCAATAGCCATTGTAAGGCCCTTACTAACAGCTATGGTAAGATATGTGGCATTTACAAACTGTCTGTTTGGCATTCCAAAGGATATGTTGGATAAGCCACATACTGTAGGGAGTCCTAATTCCTTCTTACAGTATTCTATAGTTTCAAAGCACTGTAATCCAGCTGTGCCCTCAGCACCTACTGTCTGAACAAGTACATCCACCACTGCTGCATCCCTCTCCAAGCCGATAGCTTCTGCTGCACTTAGAACAGTTGAAATGTGCTCTTTCTTTTCTTCCATATCCTTTGGAAGTCCAGCACCTGATAAAGGCAGTGTGATAAACATTGCTCCGTATTTCTTTGCGAGCTTAAGCATTGGCTCCATCTTTTCTTTTTCAGCAGATATAGAGTTGATAAGCGCGCGCCCCGGATAAATGCGAAGTGCAGCTTCCATAACATCCACATGACTGGTATCCAGACATAATGGTAAATCAACTGCCGATGTTACCTCGTAAATACTATCAAGCATCATCTGTTTCTCATCGATGCCATTCATACCCATATTTACGTCGAGAATGTTGGCTCCCTTTTCTTCCTGCTCTCTGGCGAAATCCACAACCATTGATAAAGAGCCTTCTAAAAGGCTAGCCTGAAACTTCTTTTTTCCTGTAGGATTAATTCTTTCACCGATTACCATAAATGGTCCGTCTAAATCAATCCAGGTATTCATTCGCTCAGAAGTAACAACCCTCATAGGCTTCTTTTCTATCTGATGTTGTTTTTTATCTTTTAATCGAGAAACCAAAGCTGATATATGCTCCGGTGTAGAACCGCAACATCCTCCGAAAAGCCAAGCCCCAGCTTCATAAAGCTTTTCACAGGCATCTGCAAATACATCAGGGCTCATCTTATAAACAGTCTTGCCATCCTCAAGCTCTGGTAATCCTGCATTTGGCTTTACAATAATAGGAATATTTGCAACAGCTGCCATCTGCTGAACAAGCTCAAGCATTGCATCAGGCCCAGTACTACAATTCATACCAACACAGTCTACACCCATGGACTGTAGAACAATCATGGCTGTATCTGGTGACGTTCCATATAATGTCTTTCCATCTGGATTAAATGTAAGAGAAACAATGATTGGTAAATCGCAGGTTTCTTTAATGGCAAGAACTGCTGCACGACACTCCTGTAGGCTCATCATAGTTTCTACCACAAAAAGATCAACACCTTCCTGAAGAATGGCTTCTACCTGCTCCTTATAGCAGTCCACTAAATCCTCAAACATAAGGTCCCCAAGAGGATATAGCTGCTTGCCTGTCATGGAAATATCTGCTGCAACAAAGCCTTTATCTCCTGCCACTTCTCTTGTTAAACGAACAAGCTGTCTATTCATTTCCACAAGCTTGCCCTCTAATCCATATTCTGAGAGCTTGATTCTAGAGGCTGTAAAAGTAGGCGCCAGCACAATATCAGAACCTGCATCAAAGTAAGCTCTTTGTAGTTCTTGAATAGCCCAAGGATTATCGATAATCCATTTTTCAGGACAAACACCTGCAGGCATTCCCCTTTTCTGAAGCTCAGTACCTGTAGCACCATCAATAAATACAATTCTTTTTTCAAGTAACTCTCTAAAATCCGCTCTAGTCATTATTTCTCCTCTTAAAAACCCGCTTAACTCTAGTCTCTTAAAATTGTTCCACCGCCAAGTACTACATCGCCATCATAGAAAACAGCTGCCTGGCCTGGAGTGATTGCTCGCTGTGGCTCATCAAAAACAATCTTTGCTGAAGTAGCATCAAGTCTCTCTACTGTACATGGCTGTTCAGTCATTCTATAGCGAACCTTAGCCTTGCACTTAAATGTTGGACGGTCATCTGTTGGATCAATCCAATTAATATTCTTAACAATAGTTGTTGTTGTAAACAGATCCTCATTTTTACCAAGGACTACCCTGTTGTTAGGCACATCAAGTGCTGTTACATAAAGAGGATGTTCTGCTGAAATACCAAGTCCCTTTCGCTGACCTATTGTATATCCCACAATTCCCTTGTGGGTGCCCATGACATTGCCGTCCTGATCAACAAAATCACCTGGTGCATATTCCTTACCCGTAAAACGCTTTAATGCTGAAACATAATCCCCGTCTGGAACGAAACAAATATCCTGACTATCCGGCTTATTTGCATTTATGAAGTCGTGGCTTTCAGCGATTTTTCTAACCTCATCCTTAGAAATCTCTCCTAATGGGAATTCAGTGTGTGCCAGTTCCTTTTGAGTCATAGCATATAAAACATAGCTTTGATCCTTGTTTGGATCTAATCCCTTCAATAGCTGATATCCATTGTCAGTCTTTCTTATTCTGGCATAATGTCCTGTAACAATTTTTTCGCATCCAAGAATCTCGGCTCTGCGATAAAGCTCATCAAACTTCATGTTCTTGTTGCATTCAATACAAGGATTAGGTGTCATACCATTTTCATAGCAATAAATAAAATCATCTATTACAGTCTCTCTGAACTTATCCTGAAAATTAAAGGTATGATGTGGCATACCTAAACGGCGTGCTACAGCCTTAGCATCCTCAACGTCATCTAAAGAACAACATGTATGAGAATCACATACTCCTATATCCTCATTGGCATACAACTTCATTGTACAGCCAATGCACTCATATCCTTTTTCCTTCATCATTAAAGCGGCAACACTACTATCTACGCCACCACTCATTGCAATAAGTGCTTTCATTTTTCCTCCAAAACTATTCGTCTTTTATATTTCCTCGACTTACATTGTCGGTAATAATTGCATCAACTACCTGAAAAAGCTTTTTTGAACCCAAGGCTGTCTTATCCTGTCTACCATGCACCTGTGTAGCAGTAACTCCGTGCTTGCGCCAATCTTCCCCACCATTGCTATTATTAAGCATTAGCGGCTGTACATTATCCATTGAACGAGCAAACTTAGCCTCTGCTGTTTCATAAGCTTCAAACTCTTCGAACAGCGCCATCAATTCCTTTGCCTGATCCTCCGGAAGCATTCCAAATATACGCTTCTTTGCAGCCTCCTCTCTGGCAGCCTGAGTCTTTTTGTTTTCCTCATCGTATGCATAGGTATCCCCTGCATCTATCTCCACAATATCGTGAATCAAGCACATCAGCATTACCTTACCTATATCAACTGGTTCATTTGAATACTCTCTAAGAAGATACGCCATGATAGCCATATGCCAAGCATGTTCCGCGTCATTTTCATTTCTGCCATGGCCTGACAAATGTGTTTGTCTAAATATGTTCTTCTCTTTGTCTATTTCTAATGCAAAATCCAACTGTTTTTTTAGTCTATCGTCCATTTTAATATATCTCCTATCAATTTAGTAGATAATTCTATTATGGGATAGAATAAAATAAAACTCTAGTCATTTCAATATAAAATCATTTGAAAAACACCACATTTTTCACAAAGTATGCACAAATATTAAATAGAATAAATAATAATCCTTATACAATGTTATTTCTATAGGTAAGATATGGGTAACAATTTATATTCACTACTAAAACAAACAGCAAATCTATCTTCTCTTCCATGCACAATCATGTCTGTAGAGAAAAAATCTGATGGCACCTGTGGTGACATTCGTTTTTACGCCATAAACGATATCTTCAAAAGAAGCTACTACGACATGTTTATTGAACAGGAAGGTAATAATAAAGTTACCTTTGAAGATTTTGACGAGGTAATTGAAGGGCAATTATATACAGCTCATCTCCCTAAAGAACCAAAATTCGAAGACATATGCTTCAGAGCCGCTTGGGGAAAAGAGCATATTCACACCTATGTAGATACTACAAAAATGTACGGTTACTGGACTGAAGATATATTATTACCAGTCAACTGCGAACATGATGAAACAATAGCGTACTGCCAGTTTATGTACACTCTAAACAAAGAAATGGATACAGGGAAATTTAGTGCTGTTTCTCCTGATATTTCCAGTTTCGTAATAAAGGTTTGTTTGGAGATGCGAAATGAAAATGCATTTTCCAATAGTATGGACATTATCACACGAGATTTAAGGGAATATGCTAATTCTGAATCTGCTTGTATTTTAACGGTAGACTCAGACCAAAAAAAATTTGAAATTATTAGTGAATCAGTACGTAATAATGCTTACTGTATTAAAGATATATTTTCCAATTTTTCTTTTGAAATTGTTGGATGCTGGGAGAAACTTCTCTCTGAAACAAATAATATTATTATCCAAAATAATAAAGATATGTCCTACTATGAATCACAGGCACCTGATTGGATAAAGACCTACAAAGATGCCGGGGGTAAGGCCTTGTGCTTAATGCCATTTATTCATCATGGTGTTATCATCGGATATCTTTATATTTCCAATTTTGATACAAATGAAACAACTCGTCTAAAGGATACTTTAGAGCTAATAAGCTTCTTCCTTACTGCTGAAGTTGCTAATCACATGATTTTGGAAAAGCTAGAATATCTTAGCAACGTTGATATTCTTACAGGCGTTCTAAACAGAAATTGCATGAATGTAAATGTTGATGAGCTTTCACTAAAACTAAAGCTTGATCCTAAACCATTTGCAGTTGCCTTCTGCGATTTAAATGGATTAAAAACCATAAATGACCATGGCGGACACAATTCAGGGGATGAATTATTAAAGGATGCTGCCAAGGTGCTTAAGGAAGTTTTCATAGGTGATCAAATATATCGAGCAGGCGGTGACGAATTCGCCATCATATCCCTTAACAGCACAGAAGAGGAATTTTTAGAAAAGCTTGCCCTATTGCGACAAAAGGCCTGTGATCCAGATTGGTTAAATTTTGCTATAGGACATTATTACGATGCAAATAGCGGAAATCTTCGACTGGCAATGAGATATGCAGATGAAAACATGTACGAGGATAAAAATGCCTTTTACGAAGCCTATCCTGATAAACGTAGATAATATACGAAAGGTGACATACTATGAATACAAACAGAATTGTGAATGAAAACTTCTATGATGAATACAAGTACTTCGATTCTGTATTGGCAAAGCGTTTTAAAATTGAGGAAAACGGTGTGGTCAGATATATAAAAGAAATGAAAAATGCCGTAATTGATGTACGAGATGTTTTACCAGAGTGGGATCATACAATCGCTCGCTTACAAAAAATGAAAGTTCGCTACGACAGTCTCAACAATGCCGAAAGCAGCTTTG
It contains:
- a CDS encoding sce7726 family protein translates to MLKDKDIREPLFDFLEGCYGKTRIIEEKMMGKSRADVIMIITDALVGIEIKSDADTYTRLEGQIKDYDKYFDYNIVVVGSSHAMHVEEHVPDYWGIITVDEIDEKPDFYFLRKPEYNKKVKLNRKLELLWRPELGILLQRLGMPEYKSLSKPAVRKKIIEWTKAPIAKAEVARIKRVAKEAGMEPVIPETKVDPADVSHEISELLFERDYEKLLAEIAAFRKAHSPKRRGPKKRTSIKRTRRAGK
- a CDS encoding homocysteine S-methyltransferase family protein encodes the protein MTRADFRELLEKRIVFIDGATGTELQKRGMPAGVCPEKWIIDNPWAIQELQRAYFDAGSDIVLAPTFTASRIKLSEYGLEGKLVEMNRQLVRLTREVAGDKGFVAADISMTGKQLYPLGDLMFEDLVDCYKEQVEAILQEGVDLFVVETMMSLQECRAAVLAIKETCDLPIIVSLTFNPDGKTLYGTSPDTAMIVLQSMGVDCVGMNCSTGPDAMLELVQQMAAVANIPIIVKPNAGLPELEDGKTVYKMSPDVFADACEKLYEAGAWLFGGCCGSTPEHISALVSRLKDKKQHQIEKKPMRVVTSERMNTWIDLDGPFMVIGERINPTGKKKFQASLLEGSLSMVVDFAREQEEKGANILDVNMGMNGIDEKQMMLDSIYEVTSAVDLPLCLDTSHVDVMEAALRIYPGRALINSISAEKEKMEPMLKLAKKYGAMFITLPLSGAGLPKDMEEKKEHISTVLSAAEAIGLERDAAVVDVLVQTVGAEGTAGLQCFETIEYCKKELGLPTVCGLSNISFGMPNRQFVNATYLTIAVSKGLTMAIANPSQDMLMYQAAAADTLMNKPGALEKYASLPVLSMTAGGAAAQASASKPAADATSSESAVAECVIKGKKDQIVSEIQKLLDAGMEPQEIIENHLIKGINVVGDLYDKKKYFLPQLIAGANAMEVGMKHIEPLLASDSNESKATVVIATVEGDIHDIGKNLVALMLKNYGFNVIDLGKDVPAATIIDKAVEVDADIIGLSALMTTTMMRMDDVVKLAKEKGCRAKIIIGGACINESFKDEINADGYSADAAECVKLVQNIMEKWA
- the mnmA gene encoding tRNA 2-thiouridine(34) synthase MnmA, yielding MKALIAMSGGVDSSVAALMMKEKGYECIGCTMKLYANEDIGVCDSHTCCSLDDVEDAKAVARRLGMPHHTFNFQDKFRETVIDDFIYCYENGMTPNPCIECNKNMKFDELYRRAEILGCEKIVTGHYARIRKTDNGYQLLKGLDPNKDQSYVLYAMTQKELAHTEFPLGEISKDEVRKIAESHDFINANKPDSQDICFVPDGDYVSALKRFTGKEYAPGDFVDQDGNVMGTHKGIVGYTIGQRKGLGISAEHPLYVTALDVPNNRVVLGKNEDLFTTTTIVKNINWIDPTDDRPTFKCKAKVRYRMTEQPCTVERLDATSAKIVFDEPQRAITPGQAAVFYDGDVVLGGGTILRD
- a CDS encoding HD domain-containing protein codes for the protein MDDRLKKQLDFALEIDKEKNIFRQTHLSGHGRNENDAEHAWHMAIMAYLLREYSNEPVDIGKVMLMCLIHDIVEIDAGDTYAYDEENKKTQAAREEAAKKRIFGMLPEDQAKELMALFEEFEAYETAEAKFARSMDNVQPLMLNNSNGGEDWRKHGVTATQVHGRQDKTALGSKKLFQVVDAIITDNVSRGNIKDE
- a CDS encoding GGDEF domain-containing protein is translated as MGNNLYSLLKQTANLSSLPCTIMSVEKKSDGTCGDIRFYAINDIFKRSYYDMFIEQEGNNKVTFEDFDEVIEGQLYTAHLPKEPKFEDICFRAAWGKEHIHTYVDTTKMYGYWTEDILLPVNCEHDETIAYCQFMYTLNKEMDTGKFSAVSPDISSFVIKVCLEMRNENAFSNSMDIITRDLREYANSESACILTVDSDQKKFEIISESVRNNAYCIKDIFSNFSFEIVGCWEKLLSETNNIIIQNNKDMSYYESQAPDWIKTYKDAGGKALCLMPFIHHGVIIGYLYISNFDTNETTRLKDTLELISFFLTAEVANHMILEKLEYLSNVDILTGVLNRNCMNVNVDELSLKLKLDPKPFAVAFCDLNGLKTINDHGGHNSGDELLKDAAKVLKEVFIGDQIYRAGGDEFAIISLNSTEEEFLEKLALLRQKACDPDWLNFAIGHYYDANSGNLRLAMRYADENMYEDKNAFYEAYPDKRR
- a CDS encoding DUF6548 family protein, which produces MNTNRIVNENFYDEYKYFDSVLAKRFKIEENGVVRYIKEMKNAVIDVRDVLPEWDHTIARLQKMKVRYDSLNNAESSFDDFQGKDEDVVWIKVFLTKLESHADPLSKYSKLEFTYKKRKKGFFQKLMSLFK